One genomic region from Augochlora pura isolate Apur16 chromosome 7, APUR_v2.2.1, whole genome shotgun sequence encodes:
- the LOC144473645 gene encoding uncharacterized protein LOC144473645, whose translation MTNERSGKKESECVEMEGDRFANPRRSVRNRESGDEIGELEAQLRKAYIAKELRVQLAEKSTEQYIEKMRQQRTVKMMRLEQQTALEMDLRRKSECLRKSEYYRHQLTEQITRKQEERSAAMEEARREGEILAEVDRMREQFEKLHETKARNELAESTRRERFILQEMKEIRNQEEMEAETKKLSEDKEYLREIDRRTEEAKRLRAEQILSRERVMREIAKILADASAEKEKRMSLVAEIVEADVRRELLIKEKEAVVRRTKMRHDLLANLEEQIVFTEQCKLRFLEQDRAFAEDILRKIMDDERTVKLTAAAKRRIQLQYREDLTRMIEERRRIREVEIAKLEEEARAENVLEMIRRNRIREERKRLLQEHASNVAGFLDQDILSAEEKHIMAKAVEDKTLS comes from the coding sequence ATGACGAACGAACGGTCGGGAAAGAAAGAATCAGAGTGCGTCGAGATGGAAGGTGATCGCTTCGCCAATCCGAGACGAAGTGTTCGGAATCGGGAATCCGGCGACGAGATCGGCGAACTGGAGGCGCAGCTGCGAAAAGCGTACATCGCGAAGGAATTGCGAGTGCAGCTCGCGGAAAAGTCGACGGAACAGTACATCGAGAAAATGCGACAACAGCGAACCGTGAAAATGATGCGGCTGGAACAGCAGACGGCTTTGGAGATGGATCTACGTCGAAAATCCGAGTGTCTCCGTAAGTCGGAATATTACAGACACCAGCTGACGGAGCAGATAACGAGGAAACAGGAAGAGAGGAGCGCCGCGATGGAGGAGGCCCGGAGAGAGGGGGAAATCTTAGCGGAAGTTGACAGGATGCGCGAGCAGTTCGAGAAACTTCATGAGACGAAGGCGAGGAACGAGTTGGCCGAGAGCACGAGACGGGAACGTTTTATTCTGCAGGAAATGAAAGAGATCCGCAATCAGGAGGAAATGGAGGCCGAAACGAAGAAGCTTTCGGAGGACAAGGAGTATCTCCGTGAAATTGATCGGCGAACGGAAGAGGCAAAAAGGCTCCGCGCGGAACAGATACTGAGCAGGGAACGAGTAATGCGCGAAATAGCGAAGATATTGGCGGACGCGAGcgcggagaaagaaaagaggatGTCGTTGGTCGCCGAGATCGTGGAAGCGGACGTCAGGCGCGAGCTGTTGATCAAAGAGAAAGAAGCGGTCGTTAGGAGGACGAAGATGAGGCACGATTTGCTGGCTAATTTGGAGGAACAGATCGTTTTCACGGAACAGTGCAAACTGCGCTTTCTTGAGCAAGACAGGGCATTCGCGGAAGATATCTTGAGGAAGATCATGGACGACGAGAGAACTGTTAAACTCACCGCGGCGGCCAAACGAAGAATCCAGTTGCAGTATCGCGAAGATTTGACTCGGATGATCGAGGAACGTCGGAGAATTCGAGAGGTCGAAATCGCTAAACTGGAGGAGGAAGCGAGGGCAGAAAACGTGTTGGAGATGATTCGTCGGAATCGTATCAgggaagagagaaaacgaTTGTTGCAAGAACATGCGTCCAATGTGGCTGGTTTTTTGGATCAGGATATACTCTCTGCTGAAGAAAAACATATTATGGCAAAGGCGGTGGAGGATAAAACGCTTTCGTAA